The proteins below come from a single Seriola aureovittata isolate HTS-2021-v1 ecotype China chromosome 23, ASM2101889v1, whole genome shotgun sequence genomic window:
- the LOC130164356 gene encoding coxsackievirus and adenovirus receptor homolog yields the protein MDLLIVFLVCFLSGATAGQQEVAVKPDHNAVLQCQSPKSETIQVLKWSRPDMRSDGYVYFYRNKRSYENYQLPCFHGRVALRDPEMKNGDASLILKNVTANDAGTYDCYVSLGDMRGSKSTHSEIRHLTITHSGQTPESTWWRQTTVGEDTDGQKQEEVLKEETVAAAAVAAVALCVVVVVVVVVVVVRSHRGKQHVKQDPDSNNMKE from the exons ATGGATCTTCTCATTGTTTTcctggtttgttttctctctggtgCGACGGCAG GGCAGCAGGAGGTGGCGGTGAAACCGGACCACAATGCAGTTCTTCAGTGTCAGAGTCCCAAAAGTGAAACCATCCAAGTGTTGAAGTGGAGCCGACCCGACATGAGGTCGGACGGTTACGTCTATTTCTACCGAAACAAGCGCTCCTATGAAAACTACCAGCTTCCCTGTTTTCATGGCCGAGTGGCGCTGAGAGATCCAGAGATGAAGAACGGAGACGCCTCTCTGATCCTGAAGAACGTCACCGCCAACGACGCCGGGACGTACGACTGCTACGTTTCACTGGGAGACATGAGAGGCAGCAAATCAACGCACTCTGAGATCAGACAcctcacaatcacacactcag GACAAACACCTGAAAGCACGTGGTGGAGACAGACGACGGTTGGAGAagacacagacggacagaaGCAGGAAGAAGTGTTGAAGGAAGAAACTGTAGCAGCTGCAGCCGTCGCTGCTGTtgctctctgtgttgttgttgttgttgttgttgttgttgttgttgtcagatcCCACAGAGGTAAACAACACGTCAAACAGGATCCTGACTCAAATAACATGAAGGAATGA
- the LOC130164320 gene encoding low affinity immunoglobulin gamma Fc region receptor II-like isoform X1, giving the protein MGRLQWLLLLTSLLSCTTNTALLTVSPSSSQLFEEDSVSLSCEEDDSSAGWRLRRNTTRETRTQCDDWGESAGSSCNITHIVPLDSGVYWCESREGATSNSISITVTGGAVILQSPVLPVMEGHDVTLHCKTKTPPSNLPAAFYKDGSLITETTGHMTIHHVDKSDEGLYSCDIRGHGESPRSWITVTEKPTTTAGPTPTSPPSSSTSPPSLTVLLPVVSVCGLVLLVLLVLLVLLVLLVRRCVRRKQIAAEAKGGEDEDDVRYCDVEISRHQQPIGRSGGETDPAAPRTDGVTYGQIVIRPNNRRECPPEPVVIYSILH; this is encoded by the exons ATGGGACGACTTCAGTGGCTGCTCT TGCTGACTTCGCTGCTGAGCTGCACAACCAACACAG CTCTTCTGACGGTGAGTCCCAGCAGCTCTCAGCTGTTTGAAGaagactctgtctctctgagctgtgagGAGGACGACAGCTCTGCTGgatggaggctgaggaggaacaCCACCAGAGAAACCAGGACTCAGTGTGACGACTGGGGAGAATCGGCTGGTTCTTCCTGTAACATCACTCACATCGTCCCATTGGACAGTGGAGTTTACTGGTGTGAGTCCAGAGAGGGAGCAACCAgtaacagcatcagcatcactgtcactg gtgGAGCAGTGATCCTGCAGAGTCCTGTCCTCCCTGTGATGGAGGGACATGATGTCactctgcactgtaaaacaaagaccCCTCCCTCCAACCTCCCAGCTGCTTTCTATAAAGATGGCTCCCTCATCACAGAGActacaggtcacatgaccatccACCATGTTGACAAGTCTGATGAAGGCCTCTacagctgtgacatcagaggTCATGGAGAGTCTCCACGCAGCTGGATCACTGTCACAG aGAAACCCACCACCACAGCTGGACCTACAcccacctctcctccttcatcctccacctctcctccttctctcacGGTCTTATTGCCTGTTGTATCTGTCTGTGGTCTGGTTctactggtgttactggttctactggtgttactggttcTACTGGTGAGACGATGTGTTCGGAGGAAACAAATAG CTGCTGAAGCAAAaggtggagaagatgaagatgatgtcaGGTACTGTGATGTTGAAATATCACGACATCAACAGCCAATCGGACGGAGCGGaggag AGACGGATCCAGCTGCTCCGAGAACAGACGGCGTCACTTATGGACAGATTGTCATCAGACCAAACAACAGGAGAG agTGTCCACCAGAACCAGTGGTTATCTACTCCATTCTTCACTGA
- the LOC130164317 gene encoding low affinity immunoglobulin gamma Fc region receptor II-like, whose translation MGQTSLLKLLWLTSLLCCTTKQAGLTVSPSSSQLFKGDSVSLSCEEDDSSAGWRLRRNTTRETRTQCDDWGRSAGSSCNIGVIVPWDSGVYWCESREGATSNSISITVTGGAVILQSPVLPVMEGHDVTLHCKTKTPPSNLPAAFYKDGSLITETTGHMTIHHVDKSDEGLYSCDIRGHGESPRSWITVTETPTTTAPPPPAVTTSVILVSASACGLVLLVLLVLLVLLVLLVRRRVRRKPGEREAAPLSSAVKGAADVRDEANSWTGADAAAVYAAVGRTADVSYGQIIIRANSSRGCPPEPEVVYSSLMSTVTACHQSTH comes from the exons ATGGGACAAACATCTCTTCTGAAGCTGCTCT GGCTGAcctcgctgctctgctgcaCAACAAAACAAG ctgGTCTGACGGTGAGTCCCAGCAGCTCTCAGCTGTTTAAAGgagactctgtctctctgagctgtgagGAGGACGACAGCTCTGCTGgatggaggctgaggaggaacaCCACCAGAGAAACCAGGACTCAGTGTGACGACTGGGGAAGATCAGCTGGTTCTTCCTGTAACATCGGTGTCATCGTCCCATGGGACAGTGGAGTTTACTGGTGTGAGTCCAGAGAGGGAGCAACCAgtaacagcatcagcatcactgtcactg gtgGAGCAGTGATCCTGCAGAGTCCTGTCCTCCCTGTGATGGAGGGACATGATGTCactctgcactgtaaaacaaagaccCCTCCCTCCAACCTCCCAGCTGCTTTCTATAAAGATGGCTCCCTCATCACAGAGActacaggtcacatgaccatccACCATGTTGACAAGTCTGATGAAGGCCTCTacagctgtgacatcagaggTCATGGAGAGTCTCCACGCAGCTGGATCACTGTCACAG AGACACCCACCAccacagctcctccacctccagctgttACTACATCTGTAATCTTAGTTTCTGCATCTGCCTGTGGTCTGGTGCTCCTGGTTCTGTTGGTTCTGCTGGTTCTGTTGGTTCTGCTGGTGAGACGACGTGTCCGGAGGAAACCTGGAG AGCGAGAAGCAGCGCCGCTGTCCTCAGCTGTGAAAGGAGCAGCTGACGTCAGGGATGAAGCAAACAGCTGGACAG GAGCTGATGCAGCTGCAGTTTACGCAGCAGTGGGAAGAACAGCAGACGTCAGTTACGGACAGATCATCAtcagagcaaacagcagcagag ggtgTCCACCAGAGCCTGAGGTCGTCTATTCGTCACTGATGTCGACCGTCACAGCTTGTCACCAGTCCACCCACTGA
- the LOC130164355 gene encoding nectin-4-like translates to MPSVLLCVYFLNYCLSSAAEVPVSVRPGEDATLQCRGDGAAAVVLLEWSRLQPRSEGYVFFYRNNRSYENYLHPSYRGRVELRDESSMKDGEVSVVLKNVTAHDAGTYECRITTVKMEGDERTHTEFSHLVELTVTDAGITEEGGGKEGEDKEGGDKEGGGKEGGKQGEYVVVVVVVCGVLLPLCIIVAGFMCVRRHKYQYRDGRTDKY, encoded by the exons ATGCCGTCCGTGCTTCTCTGTGTATACTTTCTGAACTACTGTCTATCTTCTGCAGCTGAag TTCCAGTGTCAGTGAGGCCCGGAGAAGACGCCACTCTTCAGTGTCGTGGTGACGGAGCTGCTGCCGTCGTTCTGTTGGAGTGGAGCCGCCTCCAGCCGCGGTCAGAGGGTTACGTCTTCTTCTACCGTAACAACCGCTCCTATGAAAACTACCTGCATCCATCTTATCGCGGTCGAGTGGAGCTGAGGGACGAGTCCTCCATGAAGGACGGAGAAGTGTCTGTGGTCCTGAAGAACGTCACCGCCCACGACGCCGGAACGTACGAGTGTCGAATCACAACCGTCAAGATGGAAGGCGACGAGAGGACGCACACCGAGTTCAGCCACCTGGTCGAGCTGACAGTTACAGATGCAG gtatcacagaggagggaggaggcaaggagggagaagacaaggagggaggagacaaggagggaGGAGGCAAGGAGGGAGGAAAGCAGGGTgaatatgttgttgttgttgttgttgtttgtggtgttcttcttcctctgtgtattATTGTTGCAGGATTTATGTGCGTTAGAAGACATAAATACCAATATCGTGATGGTCGGACGGACAAATACTGA
- the LOC130164363 gene encoding nectin-4-like, which yields MFLMALFLFVLALLPLICSHVTEAAQEVKVKPGEDATLHCGRDGATIGVLTWKKLNIYLLFFRDNHLVANFQDRSYRDRVALIDPELKSGDGSVVLRNVTFEDAGRYECYLKEEQLGRNKRDTGIRSVIDLIVEDDRGPTVDGGNQDGRVGLMVGLSVAGGVVAAAAAAAAVKYRKRPPSSPADDGSDL from the exons ATGTTCCTCATGGcgctgtttctgtttgttctggCTCTGCTCCCCCTCATCTGTTCTCATGTCACTGAAG ctgcacaggaagtgaaagtgaagccCGGAGAAGACGCCACTCTTCACTGTGGTCGTGACGGCGCTACCATCGGAGTGTTGACCTGGAAGAAACTAAACATCTATCTCCTCTTCTTCCGGGACAATCACTTGGTCGCGAACTTTCAGGATCGGTCTTATCGTGATCGAGTGGCGCTGATAGATCCAGAGTTGAAGAGCGGCGACGGGTCGGTGGTTCTGAGGAACGTCACCTTCGAAGACGCCGGGAGATATGAGTGTTATCTTAAAGAGGAACAACTAGGACGCAACAAGAGAGACACTGGCATCAGAAGTGTCATCGATCTGATCGTGGAAGACGATCGTGGACCGACCGTGGACGGAGGAAACCAGGACGGACGTGTTGGATTGATGGTTGGTCTGTCGGTCGCTGGTGGTgtcgttgctgctgctgctgctgctgctgctgttaaataCAGAAAGCgaccaccatcatcacctgCTGATGATGgaagtgacctttga
- the LOC130164320 gene encoding low affinity immunoglobulin gamma Fc region receptor II-like isoform X2: MGRLQWLLLLTSLLSCTTNTALLTVSPSSSQLFEEDSVSLSCEEDDSSAGWRLRRNTTRETRTQCDDWGESAGSSCNITHIVPLDSGVYWCESREGATSNSISITVTGGAVILQSPVLPVMEGHDVTLHCKTKTPPSNLPAAFYKDGSLITETTGHMTIHHVDKSDEGLYSCDIRGHGESPRSWITVTEKPTTTAGPTPTSPPSSSTSPPSLTVLLPVVSVCGLVLLVLLVLLVLLVLLVRRCVRRKQIAAEAKGGEDEDDVRDGSSCSENRRRHLWTDCHQTKQQERVSTRTSGYLLHSSLRKTVTPSHLSCLRTERS, translated from the exons ATGGGACGACTTCAGTGGCTGCTCT TGCTGACTTCGCTGCTGAGCTGCACAACCAACACAG CTCTTCTGACGGTGAGTCCCAGCAGCTCTCAGCTGTTTGAAGaagactctgtctctctgagctgtgagGAGGACGACAGCTCTGCTGgatggaggctgaggaggaacaCCACCAGAGAAACCAGGACTCAGTGTGACGACTGGGGAGAATCGGCTGGTTCTTCCTGTAACATCACTCACATCGTCCCATTGGACAGTGGAGTTTACTGGTGTGAGTCCAGAGAGGGAGCAACCAgtaacagcatcagcatcactgtcactg gtgGAGCAGTGATCCTGCAGAGTCCTGTCCTCCCTGTGATGGAGGGACATGATGTCactctgcactgtaaaacaaagaccCCTCCCTCCAACCTCCCAGCTGCTTTCTATAAAGATGGCTCCCTCATCACAGAGActacaggtcacatgaccatccACCATGTTGACAAGTCTGATGAAGGCCTCTacagctgtgacatcagaggTCATGGAGAGTCTCCACGCAGCTGGATCACTGTCACAG aGAAACCCACCACCACAGCTGGACCTACAcccacctctcctccttcatcctccacctctcctccttctctcacGGTCTTATTGCCTGTTGTATCTGTCTGTGGTCTGGTTctactggtgttactggttctactggtgttactggttcTACTGGTGAGACGATGTGTTCGGAGGAAACAAATAG CTGCTGAAGCAAAaggtggagaagatgaagatgatgtcaG AGACGGATCCAGCTGCTCCGAGAACAGACGGCGTCACTTATGGACAGATTGTCATCAGACCAAACAACAGGAGAG agTGTCCACCAGAACCAGTGGTTATCTACTCCATTCTTCACTGAGGAAGACCGTCACACCTTCGCACCTGTCCTGTCTCAG GACAGAGCGGAGCTGA
- the LOC130164315 gene encoding low affinity immunoglobulin gamma Fc region receptor II-like yields MEDSSPRRLLWLILSLCCVSAKAGLTVSPSSSQFFQEDSVSLSCEEDDSSAGWRLRRNTTRETRTQCGAGWGKSAGSSCSIGFTFPGDSGVYWCESREGATSNSISITVTGGAVILQSPVLPVMEGHDVTLHCKTKTPPSNLPAAFYKDGSLITETTGHMTIHHVDKSDEGLYSCDIRGHGESPPSWITVTGNPPTPPPPTLCGSGCSSPSGESPPLTVLWSVCGLIVLVVLVLLVRRRFLRKPTGPEEEAGLDDITDDITSSHHLQNPSRQIGETDAAAVYAAVRRKADVRGTTGSAHRGHECLSHDPCVCPPDAGIVYSSLRFSPV; encoded by the exons ATGGAGGACTCGTCTCCGCGACGTCTGCTCT GGCTGATCCTGTCGCTGTGCTGCGTGTCCGCCAAAG CTGGTCTGACGGTGAGTCCCAGCAGCTCCCAGTTCTTTCAAGaagactctgtctctctgagctgtgagGAGGACGACAGCTCTGCTGgatggaggctgaggaggaacaCCACCAGAGAAACCAGGACTCAGTGTGGAGCTGGTTGGGGAAAATCAGCTGGTTCTTCCTGTAGCATCGGCTTCACCTTCCCAGGTGACAGTGGAGTTTACTGGTGTGAGTCCAGAGAGGGAGCAACCAgtaacagcatcagcatcactgtcactg gtgGAGCAGTGATCCTGCAGAGTCCTGTCCTCCCTGTGATGGAGGGACATGATGTCactctgcactgtaaaacaaagaccCCTCCCTCCAACCTCCCAGCTGCTTTCTATAAAGATGGCTCCCTCATCACAGAGActacaggtcacatgaccatccACCATGTTGACAAGTCTGATGAAGGCCTCTacagctgtgacatcagaggTCATGGAGAGTCTCCGCCCAGCTGGATCACTGTCACAG GAAacccccccactcctcctcctccaactctCTGTGGTTCTGGTTGCTCCTCCCCCTCCGGTGAATCTCCTCCACTCACAGTGTTGTGGTCCGTCTGTGGTCTGATTGTTCTGGTTGTTCTGGTTCTGCTGGTGAGACGACGCTTCCTGAGGAAACCTACAG GtccagaggaagaggcaggacttgatgacatcacagatgacatcacatcatcacatcacctACAAAACCCGAGCAGACAAATTGGAG AGACTGATGCAGCTGCAGTTTACGCAGCGGTGAGAAGAAAAGCAGACGTCAGAGGTACaacaggctccgcccacagaGGTCACGAGTGTTTATCACATgatccatgtgtgtgtccacctgACGCAGGGATCGTCTACTCTTCACTGAGGTTCTCACCAGTCTGA
- the LOC130164364 gene encoding CD276 antigen homolog codes for MSVCVPATLRALLLLFTVSLLPGSDGRLTIVAHREQDVTLPCQTGSRAAIIAAEWSRPDQESHYVFFYRDDQADKTHQHPSFEDRVELADGRMKGGNLSLILRHVRRSDGGTYECRVKQETAARRKRAFISAEPISIVDLRVTESRRSPGHSGSGHHMAGHAGLLLCLSVLPVMLDLLFVLRLI; via the exons atgtctgtttgtgttcccGCCACTCTCCGtgctctgctgcttctgttcACGGTGTCGCTGCTTCCTGGCTCTGACG GCCGGCTGACCATCGTAGCTCACCGCGAGCAGGACGTGACTCTTCCATGTCAGACTGGCAGCAGAGCCGCCATCATCGCGGCGGAGTGGAGCAGACCCGACCAGGAGTCCCACTACGTTTTCTTTTACAGGGACGACCAGGCAGATAAGACGCACCAGCATCCGTCTTTCGAGGACCGCGTGGAGCTGGCGGACGGGCGGATGAAGGGCGGTAACCTGTCTTTGATTCTGAGGCACGTGAGACGCAGCGACGGCGGGACGTACGAGTGCCGGGTGAAACAGGAAACCGCGGCGCGCAGGAAGCGGGCGTTTATCAGCGCCGAACCCATCAGCATCGTCGACCTGAGAGTCACTGAATCAC GTCGATCACCTGGACACAGTGGGAGTGGACACCACATGGCTGGACACGCTGGACTGTTGCTGTGTCTCTCCGTTTTGCCTGTGATGCTTGACTTATTGTTTGTGTTGCGTCTCATATAA